The stretch of DNA GAGTAATAGCATCATATGTACGGACCCCATTCCAAAGCTCAAGTAAATCATCTATAAGAGGCTCAAGAAATAAATCAAAATCCTTCCCGGGGCATGTAGGACCTGGAATAAGCAGAGCCATCATGAAATTTGACTCCTGCATGCATGCCCAAGGAGGAAGGTTATATGGCACAACAAATACAGGCCACATGCTGTATTTTGTGTTCTTCTCTGAAAAGGGATTGAAACCATCAGTAGCAAGGCCAAGTCTAaggtttcttgcatcatctGCAAAATCTGGATATTCTCGGTCAAAATCCTGCCATGCCTCACCATCAGCTGGGTGGCTCATTTCCTTCTCACTGGGTTGCCGCTTCAACTTGTGCCATTGAGCTTGTTCTGATGCTTCTTTGGTTGCAAACATCCTTTTCAGCCTCGGTACCAATGGAAAATGACGCAACACTTTCACTGGAATCTTCTTCCTTTCTGGGTCTTTCCACCTAGAGAGACTACAAATGGGGCAATTGTCAAACTTGGCAAATTCGTTCCTGAACAGCACACAATTGTTCTGGCACACATGTATGGATTCATACCCAAGACCTAATTCCTTTAAAATGCTCTTTGCTTCATTATATGATTTTGGAAGGGTATTGTATTCTGGGAATGCTTCAGCCAATAGCTTCAATATTGCAGTAAAAGCAGAATTGCTTATCCTGTATAGTGACTTCATATGAAGCAGCTTTACCACAAACAAGAACCTCGAAAATTTGGTACAACCGGGATAGAGCATACACTTTGCCTCTTTCATGGCAATTCTAAAAAATGTATCTTGCTCACAAGATTCTGTATCACCATCCTCATTTTCTCCAACCTCTCTATCTTCCTGTGCTGCAGCAGTATGTAGGTCTCCTAAAAATGCTTCCAAAGGATCAATATCATTGCTGTCCTCCTCTGTCACACCTATTCCATCTGTGGACCAATTATGACTACAATGCACAATACCAGCAGGAACATGCTCAATAACTTCCACATTTAAATCCTCTCCGTGATGAATCCATCGAGTATAGCTATTGTCCATGCCATTCATTAGTATGTGTTTCTTCACAAGAGCCTGAGCTAGGTACTTCTGATTAAGACATCTACTGCAGGGGCATAGAATTTCAACATTGTCACTGAATTTCCCTTTAACAAAGCTCATAAATTGTTTGACACCATCCATGTATTCTGGAGAAAATAATTTACCACGCACCCAACTTCGATCCATCTAGACAAGCATTGCATAAAAAAACCCCAATTAAGGAATCTGCATGAATCCATAAGCACTATCAACACagccaagaaaaaaaattgacatACCTTTGGATGCCGGCCGGTGCTCAcgcgaggaaggggaaagacgagacggGTGCCCACCAATCGATGATTCCAGCGTGTCCAAGCTATTGAAGGCCGCCGTGCCCGAGGGGACGAGCCGTGGCGGCGAGCCGTGCCGGAGGGGACGAGCCGTGGCGGCGAGCCGCGTCGAAGGGGAGGAGCCGCGGAGGGGAGGGCGCGCTGGAGGGGAGGAGCCGCGGAGGGGAGGGCGCGCCGGAGGGGAAGAGCCGCGGAGAGGAGGCTGCGGAGAGGAGGCCGCGCCGGAGGGGAggagcctcggcggcggcgccggtctcACGCAGtatgcagcggcggcgcaggtgccGCGGGATGCAGCGTCCGGACTCGCGGGATGACTCACGGGAtgtcactttttcatttgcctGTTATGCAACAAAACTACAAATAAAATATTGTTCTAAACACAACCACATGCAATCAAGTGGCGTGGTGGTAAGCATCTTCCCTGCCCTTGCCGCAGGTCGCGGGATCGACTCCCGGCCTTGCGCGCAAGgcggattttttttattttactagCTTGTGCAGCTGCTGACTTGGCTCGCAAGTGGGCCCCACTCAGCAGACCACGTGTGCGCTGACTAGGCTGCCACGTAAGCATCAaataagagaagaaaaaacttgaattaaaaatgaaaatgtCAAAACATATAGTTAAAATAGCTATGACGATTTTTATGACATTAATGTTAAAACGTCATGTTTTGTGGGATaaattatgacgaattcaaaaaaatgtcatattttgtgggctcaattatgacgaattcaataaaatgTCATAAATTTCTGGGCCTAGGGTCCATACCTTAaaattcgtcatagattgtgtgcaattgtgacgctccattaaaatgtcataaaattttcgtcatagatcaccacatttcttgtagtgatAGGTGAGTCTTTGTCAAAAGAAAATGCCCTGTTTGGTTCTCTGTGCTAGTGAGTGCTAGGAAACTTTGATCGCTAATTATGGtgttaaataaagtcagtttacaaaaccaactttagaacccctgcgctaggaaccctgaagaatctcatgaggcctttgaccgcgtgattagaggatggttattgtagcatcactgtagccaattatcaattaattaccgtcattagattcatcgcgaaaagttacacccatccctaaaaaggttttgcaaatagacttcatttagtactccatgcatttgAGATTATTTTTTCGGGAAATGTGCGCGCTAGAATCCTAGCGTgttccaaacagggccaatgTATAGTGCGAGGTTTGAATTATATTGCAATTTAGGACAGCAATCATAGTTCAAAAAGGGCACTATCATCTAATTACAAGGCAGATTGAAGATATAAATCGCATTTACCTCTCTAGGATTTGCATCACTCACCATATTAATCAGCCTATCCACTTCAATGGTCTTCTTAAGGGATTCTTCAGGAGCTTTATCAGCTGCGCATATAAGTACAAACACAGctacagtagtaatcaataCCTGTACAAATCGAAAACACATAAGGCTATATCCTCAGTGGACTTGATGCTAACAGAAAGAAGAGAGACAACTTTTGATATAAGTATCACTACTACTATCATTTAGCAGAGACAATGCAGGCAAAAGGACATGCTAAAAAAGTTCATGCAATAGAAATTCAGAGATGAACAGATGCATGTAGCAAAAGAGATCCCTACATTATTTTTGATGCATGTAGCAAATAGATCAACTATATTATCTTAATAGTATTCTAGTAACAGAAGCAATCCAGGGCAGTTGTCATCTTTCATAAGTCAGAAGTAATAACCAATTATTCACTCAACAGGCAAGTGCATAGCTATCAGATATCTCTTGTACATTACACAGGCACATTATTCAATCAACAGGCAATGACAAAGTGAAGAGCATTCATGACATTAGACTGATACTAAAATCAGTTCAGATAAGTTTATTTACTTGTCTCATGGGTGTCTTGAGAACAACACATTTCCCTTTCCTTTGTGAGTCCAAGTCAATATTAGCACCATCCTCTTCGGCCTCGGCCTCAGAGTTGATTTCCAAAATCTGAAATAGTTGAGAAAATATATAGGCTGCACAGGAAAAACATAGGCTGAAAACTCACTGATTTGATATAGGACAAGAAGCTAAAACATTTCcaccaagcacaagcaagcaagcaacccACTGATTTGGTATTCTTGTATGATCATAGTAGTCAGAATTATTAGTTTTGATTCATCAGATAAACAAGCAAACCAAAGTTGGCTTTGACTAGAATAACCATGGCGGAGGAGGACATGTGGGGTGCGGCGGAGGTGTCTATCAGGAGGTGAATTTGGCAATGAGAACTTGACTTGAAATCAGTTTACTCGTGGAGGTGAATTTGACTATGAACACTTGATTTGAAACCAGTTTATCATACTGCATGAGAACATCACATAACCGGATAACAAAGGGAATTAACATCTGTAAACAAAGTTGCAAGAAATCCAAAGCATTCCTCATATTGCTCGCCAGTTCATTTTGAGCAGATGAAGTAGCAGCAATAGACAAACGGGATTAAGGGTTATTCTATTCCACTTCTAGATAGAGAAACGAACTAAAGGAGAATACTTAATAATACAGCGAAACATTTATATAAAACACCTATCCCGAGCACACGTAAGGGAACCGTAGACAGGCAAGTGAAATCCAATCCACGAAATAAATTGATCCATGGACGGCACCGTTGTGGTAAAGATCGTAATGCTAGAGGAATCATTACCGCAAGGCATAGAGGGGGAGGTCATAAGCGCTTATACCGTAAAATCAATTTTCGATGGAATCAAAAAGACATATCTGATAGAATCGTAACCATAGAATACGACCCTAATCGAAATGCATACATTTGTCTCATACACTATGGGGATGGTGAGAAGAGATATATTTTACATCCCAGAGGAGCTATAATTGGAGATACTATTGTTTCTGGTACAAAAGTTCCTATATCAATGGGAAATGCCCTACCTTTGAGTATGGTTTGAACTATTGATTTATGTAATTGGAACTAACCAATTAGGTTTACGACGAAACCTAGAAATTGATCACTGATCCAATTTGACTACCTCTATGGAATAGACCTCAACAGAAAACTGTAGAGTAATGACAGCAAGTGATTGAGTTCAGTAGTTCCTCATAGAAAATTATTGACTCTAGAGATATGGTAATATGGAGAAGACAAAATTGTTTGAAGCACGCACAGAACCGGAAGCGCCCCTTATTTCAAAGAGAGGAGGATGGGTTATTCACATTTAATTTGATGGTCAGAGGTGAATTGAAAGCTAAGCAGTGGTAATTAAGACCCCCGGGTGAAAATAGGGATGTCTCCTACGTTACCCATAATATGTGGAAGTATCGACGTAATTTCATAGAGCCATTCGATCTGAATGCTACATGAAGAACATAAGCCAGATGACGGAACGCGGAGACCTAGGATGTAGAAGATCATAACATGAGCGATTCAGCAGATTTGGATTTCTTTTCTATATATCCACTCATGTAGTACTTCATCATACGATTCATATAAGATCCATTTATCTAGAGATCGTCATATACATCTAGAAAGTTGTATGCTTTGGAAGAAGCTTGTACAGTTTGGGAAgggattttttgagaaaaaaagaagaatctACTTCAACCGATATGCCCTTAGGCACGGCCATACATAACATAGAAATCACACGTGGAAGGGGTGGGCAATTAGCTAGAACAGCAGGTGCTGTAGCAAAACTGATTGCAAGAGAGGGTAAATTGGCCACTTTAAGATTACCATATGGGAGGTCCGTTTGGTATCCCAAAACTGCTTAGCAATAGTCGGACAAGTGGGTATGTTGGGGTGAACCAAAAAAGTTTGGGTAGAGCCGGATCTAAGTGTTGGCTAGGTAAACGCCCCGTAGTAAGAGGGGTAGTTATGAACCCTGTGGACCACCCCCATGGGGGCAATGAAGGGAAAGCCCCCATTGGTAGAAAAAAAACCCCACAATCCCTTGGGGTTATCCTGCGCTTGGAAGAAGAactaggaaaaggaaaaaaaatatagtcATAGTTTTATTCTTCGTCGCCGTACGCTCACCTTGGGAGGACTGCTGCGCGGCCGCGAGCAACAGCTCACACTCGTTGGGGGAGGGGACTGCGACGACGACGATGTAGTCTCGCGCCCCGACGACACCGAGTCCATGGACGACTGCGGGGACGGCGCCGCAGCGAGGTCCTCCCcctgctctgctgctgctgctctgccaCGGGCCTGCGCAGATCTGAAAAGGGGAGGTTAGTGGCAGGGACAGTGGTGGGAGCGGTGGGGgtagggggagagagagagagcgcgcgcgCTAGGGTCACTTCGCCACCATCATGGCCCAGCGTCAGGCCAGCTTGCGCAAGCACCGCTGCGGCCTCTGGCTCCTCGATGGAGACCGCACCGACAAGGCCATGCGTGGTAGCAGCTCAGATCCGTCGACCGCGCCCCCGGATCCATCGATTGAGGTAGCAGCTCGGCGTGGTAACTGCTCCGAGTGGcacccgcgcgccgcctccacgccgggcTCGGATCTTTGTTGGGCAGGGGCGACGTCGCTGGAGCTGTGGAAGGGGGTGCCGCCGGTGGCAGGGTCCGGCCATGAAGATGAAGGGAGGTGAGGGGCGACCAGGATAAGAGGAGACGCGGGGAGGGTTGTGGCACATCTGAGGCGACAAGAGCGGCGGCGCATATGAGGTGacgcgggggagggggaggaggagaagaaggggagTAGGGTTTGGAGGTGGAGAAGGGGACTAACAGCTGATTTTATATCCTGTCAGCGCGATCAGAGCCATCTGATCGGCAATCAACGGCTACAATTTGTTGGGCTATATGGGCTGAAATGAGCCTTTCTATTCTTTCTCTGTttaacatttttcttttttctttttattgtaTCATGTGAAAtaacatataaaaaaattatcatatatatattatataagtTGTTATTTAGGAGTTTCAAGAATTTTTGAATAGTTTTGCTATTTTCTAATACTTAAATGAATTTCTGCATGCTTATAAAGTAATTCCAAGTTGAACTATGTTTACGTCTAATAAGATTGAAAAAttgcaaaaaataaaatatttagttTCATATGTTCTATTCTACTCATGCTCCTGAGAtagatgaaaaattcaattattATTCTATAGACAATTCAAATTACTATCTCAAAATTACAACAGGTAATTACAACAATATATAAATTTTGTCAGAAAAATCTACAAATTGACGTGGCAACATATTTTTGATCCACAAGCTTGCCATGAAAAAATTAGATGCTTTTAACAAAATGAGACCATACATTATTCACAAACAGATATATATCTCAAATAGTTTCTTATAACTCAAGTCAATATATGAGATTAGACTACTTGATAATATTTTCGAACTCGTATGGATCTCAAATTTGGACACAAGCTTATGTTGACCATAATAACACAAATTTTCAAGTTAAATTAGTTATTGTTatgtaaaaatatatttttctattctATGCTTAAATGAAAGAAAACAAGCTATACGAAGAAGATTCAAGAAATCATAATTGactcacaaaaaaaaatgcaattacACGAAAgaacatgattttagaaaaatttaagaaaaaaccatcaaatttggagttcatACGAGAGAGTAATGCCAGTTACAAATTTTAATTCCGAATTAAAAAGAGAAATGCAAATCATAGTCACATCACCCACTTGgcaaaagattaaaaacaattTTAATGCCCAACAGTCTGTAGCCAGCGCGTAGTACGGTGGTAGTGCCCGTTCTTTACTTGAGCACAAGGTCGCCGGTTCGATTCCTATGGAGCACAAGTTCTGATTCTGTTTTCCAGAAAAACGACGACCATTTGTACTAAAAGATTTAATGCGCCTTGTCATCACAGCTTTGTTACCAGCCTAGTGGTGAGTCTGTAGTGCTGTAGTATCCATGAAGGCCCGTGTTCGAGCTTGCTTTAGTgcagttttttaaaaaaaattcagactttattctctcctttatttcaCATTTTTTCCATACATAACATGACGCTTTTTTAATCTAGTGATCGTGACGATTTACTAAAATGTCACGGTGTGTATGGGGCTTTGGGCCAGTTTGTGACGAATTTGATAAAATGTCACTATGTTTTGGGCTTTAATATCCACTCGTGCACATCCATAATGAAAAACTGGAAAACGTCATAGATGCATTACATTGGTGATGTTATGTGAAAATGTCGCGACAAATTCGTCATAGATTAAAAGATTTCTTGTAGTGTtaaggcacaatgtcatggttaaggcTAAGTATAATACCTTTGCGACTGCCATCCTttggaaaaatataaataacaataccCTTACTcatcgggtgaaatgctacaacggtatatccaaaCACTTGCGAATCCTTTCTGTAATCGTAAAGTTATACCATGAGAGTGGGTGTTTCTTGGTGCCGTCGTTGGGGATGGGATTAACACCCCCATTTCTAGTGATtgtgctaagaaatgtcaacaaacagcgctgctgccagagatacAAACCTCTAGCTTAGAAAGTGAAGATTAGATCTTATGCCACACTAAGGCGTAGCGCAATTAGATCTTAGAAAGTGAGATTTAGAGGGCGACTGAGATTGCACATTGCGCAAGATTGGACCAGCGTGTTCTAGCTTAGAAACTCAACAAGGAGACCACTTGGAGACAATAGTCATGGAGTGCAAGCTTGTCCAGGCAGAGGCTGAGCTTGCTGAGCTCTAGGGCACGCCAAGCCGAGATGGAGTGCAAAGAGGAAGCGTACCTCACATGCATAGAGTTGATGAAGGAGAAGGCTGACCGTACCCTGAAGACCTGGATGGAGTCAGACTCGATTCAGATGGATGCGATTCAGGAGCTGCTGAACCAGCTGCTAGAGTGCTATCCTACTGCAAGGAAGGAAGATTTTTCACTAGAGGCAAGTGTTGACACATaattgcgccaacacactcgaatgtgctagaacgcgcgacgatcgtcaaaacgatcgaCACAGCGAAAACCCTtagcggaccggtctgaccggtgtaagCAGGGAGcttgcgaagacctagaacagcgagctcgggaggaaccccgtcggagctcgtgaacgtagggttgctctTAGGTCGgaaggccactcagaacgtcttcaaacgccgtcgagacgaaggaTGAAAGCAATCTAGcgttggaaaagactagggtttgagagacaaaaagtaatgcgatattttgatttgattcgattgggaataacctcaatcggccttagcctttatatttataggccggggaagttgtacccctctccaagttggtttatacaagaatttccaaaataaaacgaagcctACTCAGAAtacaactggacagaccggtcagaccggtcggcccgaccggtcagaccggtcggcatctgaactgccagaattggctgtcaacatatgccccccctgctttttggtgagtttcacaagccaaaaagtaagaactatcctgatgtacatgttttacacagagcatagaagtctaaaaaataaaactaagggcgatatccaataccggccatcttcgtcctcatgcactttgccatacgCTAGGATAGAACCTCTTCAAGTACCTCCCATTGATAACCCTtggtagacgctcaccttgcaccgtctccaccatatacgaattaccggagataactttgacaatcttgtatggaccttcccaacttggcgaccatttgctaaacttgttgcttttcatcccaagagccaaaattgtcttccaaactagatcCCCAATCTGAAAAGATTTaaattttacctttttgttgtaagctctggccGCCCGAAGgttgtctttctcaatctccttcaaagccttcaaacgcttgtcggtcacctcatcaatattatccatcattaaatcatggtaatcaacagcggaaaggtcattttgctttgccaacctATATGCgcccagatttacctcaacgggtaaaacggcctcttgaccatacacaagctcaaaaggagtaaccttagtagcacaatgtctagatatacgatgagcccacaatgcttcggataacacttcatgccacctcttaggattttcttctatcttcttcttgacaagtttgatcaaaatcttattactagactcggcctgcccattggcctaagcatagtatggagatgaattgagcaacttaatcttataagatttGGCAAAgacacgcacctcttttgatataaatgaagaaccttgatccgttgtcaaagtttgtggaatgccaaatctatgaataatatgctcagtaataaactcaattacctcctcatgtgtcatattcttcaaagaaaccacttcggtccatttagtgaaataattcgtagcaaccaacacgaagcgatgcccctttgaagatggaggattaatttgtccaatgaaatccaacccccaacctcggaacggccatgctttaataataggatgcatcaacgcagcaggcaccaattgcaaatcaccaaaccgctgacattcttcacatcctttatagtacttgaaacaatcgaatatatggtgggccaatagaaaccggctcttctaagtaaccacttcatcttgggagccgattgatgagtaccacaaataccttcatgaacctcacccatagcaacccgggcctgatccgagtctaaacacttgaagcaaatcttcggcagtttgacgataaagttcatcgtcaattaaaacgtacttgaaagccaaacgccgaatatttctctctgcaccacaaccaggatctctcaaatacgaTATAAGAGGAACCCTCTAATCCTGGGCTTCGACCGAGacaattgaatcatcttttttgtCCGAATCAGAACCAGCAGCTGCatcaccgatcagaccggtctcttgaccggtcagaccggtctgggcggtcagaccggtctctggaccagtcaaaccggtctgggcggtcagaccggtatcgctgaccggtcggaccggtgtgtccagaaccagacactcggctttcgtttgcatcggcttgcgaatgttgaaatatttttttgtaacattatagcctgatgcttgctgagccagagtatttgcctttccattctcttccctcggaatatgtttgataataaattcatcgaaggaagaaataacatcgaggcatttatcaagatatgcatttagagaaccattatagcactggcataccttagatacttgctgcaccactagaagagaatctccaaaggcttcaacatgcttcacgcccatggattgcaataattccaagccaaatagaagagcctcatattcaacttggtttgaaaattcaaaaatgacaccattcggagaaataagaataGCACCAagcccttgaccatcatcacaaaccgatccatcaaagtacaacttctatggtgtgcaagtaatatagccgacttctagatcatgcttgttattaatccgatgctcgacaataaaatccgctacaatttggcctctcatagattttaaaggtccacaagccaaatcatattcaaccaaagcataagcccattTTCCGATTcttccactcaaaatcggtttttgtaacatatgtttgatcacatcggtttgacatactactatgcaagtactagatagtagataatgccttaatttggtacaagcataataaagagacaaacacaacttctcaataaatgtatacctcgtctccgcatcaataagtcatcggcttaaatatgtaatgatatactccttcccttcggtttcttgagtcaaaacagccccaataatCTTGTCTTCAgtagccacataaagcctgaaagctactcctctcctaggtgctttgagtacgggtggcgaagacaaataaatcttgatcttctcaaacgcttcttgctgttttgccccccaagtaaattcgttttcatcttttaaccgaagaataggagtaaaagcatcgatcttcccggacaagttatttataaaccttctcaagaaatttaccttgcccaagaacttctgtaaatccttcttgcatgtaggggcttcaaccttcctcatggcttcaattcttttaggatcaacctctatacccttctcatgaataatgaagccaagaaactttccagccgatacaccaaaatcacatttgagtggattcatcttcaaaccataccggcgcaccctctcaagagcaagtctcaaatcggctaaatgatgattcaaaccggccgatttaatgacaatatcatcaatgtacacctccaagatgacaccaagcaaatcatggaagattaaattcatagctctttgataagtagcatccgtatttttcaaaccaaaagtcataacaacccactcaaacaagccgacaaatcccggacatctaaaggccgttttagatatatcttcttcggccatgaatatttaattgtaaccggcgttaccatcaagaaaactaatgacacgatgtccggaagcctcattgatcaacatatcggctataggcataggatattcatccttgggagtagctttattaagatctctaaaatcaatgcacactctaattttccccgaatcctttttctcaacgggcacaatattagagatccagtcagcataacgacaagaccgaataaatctagCATCAAGTAAATGATTAACTTCAGTTTTAATTtggtcataaataatgggattgaaacgcctaaccggttgtttataaggtctaaaaccgacTTTAATCGGTAATCAatgttcaacaagatcacggctcaaaccaggcatttcatgatactcccaagcaaagcgatcaacatattctttcaacaaattaaccaaatcggctttatattcaaccgataaatttttgtttacaaatgtcggcctaggaataattccatcaccaatgtctaccttttctaaaggatcagccgacgtaAACCTTTGGCCCAGCTTATCTAGAtcatcagaatcttcaatggcttcacacatatcatttgtacgcgcccgatattgatctagcctctactgcagccactctgcgttagcccggtctgaccggtcggctctgtgctggaccggtctgaccggtctaggtgtccggtctgaccggtcggctctgtgcACCGAACGgaactggaccggtctgaccggttggcacaagcggtctgaccggtcgcttctggagcttctgttgtactcatctgatttacattaaatgatttagccgattatctattggctttagtacagcagaaacaaaaccatccttagtgcaactaatcaagtcataatcggacagatccacgcccgataaacacttgacgttgtcgtgtgcactaatagaatccgaatcggctaaagcaacaaaggatgaagtgtccccatggacaatctcaacctcatcgccaaTCCACtaaacaaga from Panicum virgatum strain AP13 chromosome 9K, P.virgatum_v5, whole genome shotgun sequence encodes:
- the LOC120647943 gene encoding uncharacterized protein LOC120647943; the protein is MDRSWVRGKLFSPEYMDGVKQFMSFVKGKFSDNVEILCPCSRCLNQKYLAQALVKKHILMNGMDNSYTRWIHHGEDLNVEVIEHVPAGIVHCSHNWSTDGIGVTEEDSNDIDPLEAFLGDLHTAAAQEDREVGENEDGDTESCEQDTFFRIAMKEAKCMLYPGCTKFSRFLFVVKLLHMKSLYRISNSAFTAILKLLAEAFPEYNTLPKSYNEAKSILKELGLGYESIHVCQNNCVLFRNEFAKFDNCPICSLSRWKDPERKKIPVKVLRHFPLVPRLKRMFATKEASEQAQWHKLKRQPSEKEMSHPADGEAWQDFDREYPDFADDARNLRLGLATDGFNPFSEKNTKYSMWPVFVVPYNLPPWACMQESNFMMALLIPGPTCPGKDFDLFLEPLIDDLLELWNGVRTYDAITRKTFKLRAAVLWCIHDYPALSTLSGRTTKGYFACIHCDKHPLSYGLRSKIGYVGQFHQTTGSCSYPVYVEKKLREDEYKDKELDAVDLFKMCHYSNKKKGYTPTVQSAITQMENQLAAPTEDGQPKSATQVVSAVLHQNTKTNHFLRNVGNQVAKRRTTLQNVQAELEVEKRTNSELQLIVKNQREEMDGLKNQVQGTEQARIKDQEENRKKQAELEKKIELLLSQNGQS